One Cucurbita pepo subsp. pepo cultivar mu-cu-16 chromosome LG09, ASM280686v2, whole genome shotgun sequence DNA window includes the following coding sequences:
- the LOC111801345 gene encoding uncharacterized protein LOC111801345 isoform X1: MAPTASVVSDGDAKWEFSCDFEVDCESEKKASIVYNALVVDKELQPDKVKREMTVSDGKLSVHFEAVEARFLRASYSAFLDVLTLAIKTIEDFGQGLDF; this comes from the exons ATGGCTCCGACAGCTTCCGTCGTTTCTGATGGAGATGCTAAATGGGAATTCAGCTg TGACTTCGAAGTGGACTGTGAATCTGAGAAGAAAGCTTCAATTGTCTATAATGCTTTAGTCGTCGATAAAGAG TTGCAGCCAGACAAGGTGAAAAGGGAGATGACAGTTTCTGATGGAAAACTTTCAGT ACACTTCGAGGCAGTGGAAGCAAGATTTCTGCGTGCATCATATAGTGCTTTTCTGGATGTGCTTACTCTTGCCATAAAAACAATCGAAGATTTCGGACAAGGATTGGATTTCTGA
- the LOC111801345 gene encoding uncharacterized protein LOC111801345 isoform X2, which yields MLAFCDFEVDCESEKKASIVYNALVVDKELQPDKVKREMTVSDGKLSVHFEAVEARFLRASYSAFLDVLTLAIKTIEDFGQGLDF from the exons ATGTTAGCATTCTG TGACTTCGAAGTGGACTGTGAATCTGAGAAGAAAGCTTCAATTGTCTATAATGCTTTAGTCGTCGATAAAGAG TTGCAGCCAGACAAGGTGAAAAGGGAGATGACAGTTTCTGATGGAAAACTTTCAGT ACACTTCGAGGCAGTGGAAGCAAGATTTCTGCGTGCATCATATAGTGCTTTTCTGGATGTGCTTACTCTTGCCATAAAAACAATCGAAGATTTCGGACAAGGATTGGATTTCTGA